The window ATTATTGCTGATAATAAAACGACAGATCACTATAGACCCAAAAGCTTCTTAGCATTTTTATATAACATGTGATTCCTTGCTTCATCGTCATGTTCTGTTGCGATTAACACTCTAGAAAGTGTTATGGCTTGAGGAAGTGCAGGCCAATCAGACCCAAATATTAATCTTTCGTATCCCACCTCTTCCATTAAATAACGGATACTATCTGCTGATTGACACGATAATTCTGCGTAACTTCCAGGAAATGCTTTCATATATTTTGCCACAAGCTGATACTCAGCAATACCGCTATGACCAAACACAAACTTAAAATCATGTGGTAAATGTTTTAATAAATCGCCGAACAGTTCTACCCGTGTAGATTTTATTAACTTCCACATGGTATTGGATGTATTTTCCTGTTTGATATGGGTTAATGAACCGGTGTGTAATAAAACTGTAAAATCAACGCTGTAACAAGCTTTTAGCAATTGGATAAGCGGTTCAAAATCATCTTTAAGCTCCATATCGCTAATTTTGAGTTTCAGTCCTTTAAAGCCAAGTTTTTTGTATCGCTTAATTTTTTCTTCCATTTGAGGATCCTGAGGATGTACCGAGCAAAATGCTGTGAATCGCTCCGGAAATTCCTTTGCAAGCTTTAGAGCCTCCATGGAACGGTCACTTTTCTTTGTACTAAGAGGAAGGACCACGTTATGCTTAATGCTATTCTCCTGTTGTGACCGAAAACAATTCTCATAGGTTCCTCCATTGGCCATATCTTTAAAAATGCTATAGCCGTCAAGAGAAAACTTAATAACTGACCATATACCTTTACGTTTTTCATTCACATCAATCTTCGTCCAATAAGGCACGGATAAATCCATTTTTTCAATGGGTGGAAGAGTTTTATACGCCACCTTATTACCTTTTGTATTAGGATCAACAACTTTTAGAGGAAGTACGTTAGACATATGGGTATGAAAATCAATAATATCAAGCTTTCCATCATAGTCAATTATAAAATCCCCTTCATCATTTAACTTTAAATAGCGTTCTTGCTTAACAAATTCTTGCTTTGTCATATAAAGACCTCCATTCATGGTCAGCACCCTATTTACTTAAGTTACCCATGAGTACATTAAATATACGAATCACCACATCATGCATATTTTCATTTTCATCAAATTCAAAGTTCTCCAAATTCACTATACAAGTGGTAATGATATAGGCGGCCACCTTCACATCCAAATCCTCTTTTAATTCACCTTTTTGGATATAGGCCGTTAGCACTTTCTCAAGCAGTCGGTAGCTTTTGGGTATTTCATTTTTTAACACTTTTCTTCGGACTTCTTGAGGGCATTCGTTCATGAACTTATCCTTTAATTGAATAAGTACAAGATCTTCATCTTCAAACTCCGTCGCATCTTCCAACATTTTTAGTAAATACTCTCTAAAAGTTAAAGTATCTATATATTGCTCGGTTTTTTCTAATGTATCTTTTTTCCGATCACCAATCTGACTGAACGTATAGGTATACAAATCATCCTTATTTTCAAAATACTGATAAAAACTTCCTTTCGGTATTTCTGCACATCCTACAATACCATCAATGGTGACTTTGTTATAATGGCTTTTAGAAAACTCAAGAACTGCTGCATCAATAATACGTTGTCTTTTCTCTTCTGACAAATTAAAAAACGTATCTTTTGGCATATTTATCTCCCTCCAATTTTTAATGACGTTAAACGGATGTTTTGCTTAACGCCTTCACAATCCATCGTCTAATTTCAAGGACGTACAACACTGTTACCCACCAATAAACCACATTATTAAAACCTGTTGTTAACGCTTCTCCCTTACCCATCATGTAAAATTCAATGAGATGAATACTGCTGTAGATAACAAAAACCATTGTCAAGTAACGGGTTCTTTTATCCAGAGCTATGATGGCAAATATACCGATAACAATACCCACAATAACACCAAGGGATATGACATTCATA is drawn from Vallitalea pronyensis and contains these coding sequences:
- a CDS encoding amidohydrolase family protein — translated: MTKQEFVKQERYLKLNDEGDFIIDYDGKLDIIDFHTHMSNVLPLKVVDPNTKGNKVAYKTLPPIEKMDLSVPYWTKIDVNEKRKGIWSVIKFSLDGYSIFKDMANGGTYENCFRSQQENSIKHNVVLPLSTKKSDRSMEALKLAKEFPERFTAFCSVHPQDPQMEEKIKRYKKLGFKGLKLKISDMELKDDFEPLIQLLKACYSVDFTVLLHTGSLTHIKQENTSNTMWKLIKSTRVELFGDLLKHLPHDFKFVFGHSGIAEYQLVAKYMKAFPGSYAELSCQSADSIRYLMEEVGYERLIFGSDWPALPQAITLSRVLIATEHDDEARNHMLYKNAKKLLGL
- a CDS encoding TetR/AcrR family transcriptional regulator, which codes for MPKDTFFNLSEEKRQRIIDAAVLEFSKSHYNKVTIDGIVGCAEIPKGSFYQYFENKDDLYTYTFSQIGDRKKDTLEKTEQYIDTLTFREYLLKMLEDATEFEDEDLVLIQLKDKFMNECPQEVRRKVLKNEIPKSYRLLEKVLTAYIQKGELKEDLDVKVAAYIITTCIVNLENFEFDENENMHDVVIRIFNVLMGNLSK